Proteins co-encoded in one Erwinia sp. genomic window:
- the rlmG gene encoding Ribosomal RNA large subunit methyltransferase G (ID:JIFNMEKO_02518;~source:Prodigal:2.6), with protein MSQLVLSDRTLQLQRFPPLRDGSPLQAWDAADEYLLDHCATQPASGVILIFNDAFGALACALASEECYSISDSLLSRIATRENLAQNAADASQVTLLDSLAPLPSAPSRVLIKIPKTLALLEYQLRTLRAVVTPETVIVAAGKVKEIHSSTLQLFARVLGPVTTSLAVKKARLICCQPTLPALADDAMIQSWPLENSPYCIHNHANVFSRTGLDIGTRRLMMNLPRDLPGNIADLGCGNGVIGLSLLTENPQAEIHFIDESSMAVASSQLNVHLNRPQDEARCHFIVNNALQGFPANHFSAVLCNPPFHQQNSLTDEIAWQMFCDAWRCLQQGGELRVVGNRHLDYYRKLKKVFGNCTTLDADKKFVVLRSVKLRHSKGW; from the coding sequence ATGAGCCAGTTGGTACTCAGTGACCGTACATTGCAATTACAGCGTTTTCCACCTTTGCGTGATGGAAGCCCACTCCAGGCCTGGGATGCGGCAGATGAGTATCTTCTCGACCATTGTGCTACTCAACCCGCTTCAGGTGTAATACTGATTTTTAATGATGCGTTTGGTGCTCTGGCTTGCGCCCTGGCATCCGAAGAGTGTTACAGCATCAGTGACTCATTACTGAGTCGTATCGCGACCCGTGAAAATCTTGCGCAAAATGCAGCCGATGCCAGCCAGGTGACGCTGCTCGATAGTCTGGCACCTTTACCATCAGCCCCTTCAAGGGTATTGATAAAAATTCCTAAAACACTGGCACTGCTTGAGTATCAGTTACGCACGTTGCGTGCAGTCGTTACACCGGAAACCGTCATCGTTGCCGCAGGTAAAGTGAAAGAGATTCATAGCTCAACACTGCAACTGTTTGCCAGAGTTCTGGGCCCGGTAACGACATCGCTGGCGGTAAAAAAAGCGCGCCTGATTTGCTGTCAGCCAACACTGCCAGCCTTGGCAGATGATGCAATGATACAGTCCTGGCCGCTGGAAAACAGCCCCTATTGTATACATAACCATGCGAATGTCTTTTCGCGCACCGGACTCGATATTGGTACGCGTCGTTTAATGATGAATCTGCCCCGTGACCTGCCAGGCAACATTGCCGATCTCGGCTGTGGCAATGGGGTGATTGGTTTGAGCTTACTGACTGAAAATCCGCAGGCAGAAATCCACTTCATTGATGAATCATCGATGGCTGTTGCTTCCAGTCAACTGAATGTTCATCTCAACCGGCCTCAGGATGAGGCGCGCTGCCATTTTATTGTGAATAATGCATTGCAGGGATTTCCGGCAAACCATTTTAGTGCGGTCTTGTGTAATCCCCCTTTTCATCAACAGAATTCGTTGACCGATGAGATAGCGTGGCAGATGTTCTGTGATGCCTGGCGCTGTTTGCAGCAGGGGGGGGAACTACGGGTAGTAGGTAACCGGCATCTGGATTATTACCGTAAACTGAAAAAGGTGTTTGGCAATTGTACGACACTCGATGCGGATAAAAAATTTGTCGTGTTGCGGTCGGTAAAACTACGTCATTCGAAGGGCTGGTGA
- the ygjP gene encoding UTP pyrophosphatase (ID:JIFNMEKO_02519;~source:Prodigal:2.6): MSLPYLAGYPAPLLDQVRLLIQQQRLHLVIAQRYPETHTITSDKALYDYALEIKNARLRHAPALDKVYYDNKIKIIHQALGLHTSISRVQGNRLKAKAEIRVATLFREAPAPFLRMIVVHELAHIKEKSHNKAFYQLCCHMEPDYHQLEFDTRLWLTARELPPHQ; encoded by the coding sequence ATGTCACTCCCCTATCTCGCAGGCTACCCTGCTCCACTGCTTGATCAGGTACGCCTGCTCATTCAGCAACAACGCCTGCATCTGGTGATTGCTCAGCGTTATCCGGAGACGCACACCATTACCAGTGATAAAGCGCTGTATGATTATGCTTTGGAAATAAAAAATGCACGATTACGTCATGCCCCGGCGCTGGATAAAGTCTATTACGACAATAAAATAAAAATCATCCATCAGGCGCTTGGCCTCCACACGTCCATATCCCGGGTACAGGGAAATCGCCTCAAAGCGAAAGCTGAGATTCGCGTCGCCACGCTGTTCAGAGAGGCTCCTGCGCCGTTTTTACGCATGATTGTGGTCCATGAACTGGCGCATATCAAAGAGAAGTCACACAACAAAGCCTTCTACCAGCTTTGCTGCCATATGGAGCCAGATTACCATCAGCTGGAATTTGATACCCGTCTCTGGCTGACGGCGCGGGAACTGCCACCTCATCAGTAA
- the alx_2 gene encoding Putative membrane-bound redox modulator Alx (ID:JIFNMEKO_02520;~source:Prodigal:2.6), whose amino-acid sequence MNTVGTPLLWGSFAAIVLVMLAIDLLLQGRKGAHTMSLKQAAFWSVVWVSVSLIFAAGLWWHLKASVGAEIAHTQTLAFLTGYVLEKALAVDNVFVWLMLFSYFAVPSALQRRVLIYGVLGAIILRTIMIFAGSWLVSEFAWILYVFGAFLVFTGIKMATAGEDSHNGAGEKPVVRWLRSHLRMTDTLEGEKFFVRRNGLLYATPLLLVLIMVELSDVIFAVDSIPAIFAVTTDPFIVLTSNLFAILGLRPMYFLLANVAERFSMLKYGLAVVLVFIGIKMLIVDIYHIPVAVSLGTIGSILTVTLLVNSWVNRRNDRRQQQ is encoded by the coding sequence ATGAACACTGTTGGTACACCACTTCTCTGGGGCAGTTTTGCTGCCATCGTTCTTGTCATGCTCGCCATTGATCTGCTACTGCAAGGTCGTAAAGGTGCGCACACCATGTCATTGAAACAGGCCGCATTCTGGTCTGTGGTTTGGGTTTCTGTCTCGTTGATCTTTGCTGCGGGCTTGTGGTGGCACTTGAAAGCAAGTGTAGGTGCAGAAATCGCCCACACACAAACTCTCGCCTTTTTGACCGGATATGTGCTGGAAAAAGCACTGGCCGTTGATAATGTTTTCGTCTGGTTGATGCTATTCAGCTATTTTGCTGTGCCTTCTGCACTACAACGCCGGGTGCTTATTTACGGTGTCCTCGGTGCCATTATCCTGCGTACGATTATGATCTTTGCGGGTAGCTGGCTGGTTTCAGAATTTGCCTGGATACTCTATGTCTTCGGTGCCTTTCTGGTGTTCACCGGTATCAAAATGGCCACCGCAGGTGAAGATAGCCATAACGGCGCGGGTGAAAAACCGGTTGTTCGCTGGCTACGCAGCCACCTGCGGATGACCGACACACTGGAGGGTGAAAAATTCTTCGTGCGCCGTAATGGTTTGCTTTATGCCACGCCATTACTGTTAGTCCTGATCATGGTTGAACTGAGTGACGTCATTTTTGCTGTTGACAGCATCCCTGCTATTTTTGCCGTTACCACAGACCCCTTTATCGTACTGACCTCAAACCTGTTCGCTATCCTCGGTCTCAGGCCGATGTACTTCCTGCTGGCAAACGTGGCTGAACGCTTCTCCATGTTGAAATACGGTCTGGCTGTGGTACTGGTTTTCATTGGTATCAAAATGCTGATTGTCGATATCTACCACATTCCGGTCGCCGTTTCACTCGGCACTATCGGTAGTATACTTACTGTTACTCTGCTGGTTAATAGCTGGGTTAACCGTCGTAACGATCGCCGTCAGCAACAATAA
- the sstT gene encoding Serine/threonine transporter SstT (ID:JIFNMEKO_02521;~source:Prodigal:2.6), whose protein sequence is MSKAKTSAGIFSRLMQLSLVKQIIIGLLAGVAIAWISREHALAVGIFGELFVKALKAVAPLLVMILIISSIANHRVGKKTHIRPILILYLLSTFLAAVIAVAMSQFFPQKLVLANITETITPPSGVLAVLHGVLMNMVANPVTALADANYIGILVWAVGLGFAFRHSSDSTRRFLNDASDAVTSLVRIVIRFAPLGIFGLVGSTLAASSFASLNTYASLLILLIGCMLLVALVFNPILVFWKIRRNPYPLVFTCLRESGITAFFTRSSAANIPVNMALAKKLGLDEDTYSVSIPIGANISMAGASITITLLTLAAVNTLGIQVDIGTAVLLSLVASLCACGASGVAGGSLLLIPVACNMFGIPNDIAMQVVAVGFIIGVLQDSAETALNSSADILFTAAVCQAGQPSRSA, encoded by the coding sequence ATGAGTAAAGCAAAAACATCTGCGGGAATATTCTCTCGCCTTATGCAATTGAGTCTGGTGAAACAGATCATTATCGGTTTGCTGGCAGGTGTCGCGATCGCCTGGATATCCCGGGAACATGCACTGGCTGTTGGCATTTTTGGTGAACTATTTGTCAAAGCGCTGAAGGCTGTGGCTCCACTGTTAGTGATGATTCTGATCATCTCCTCTATCGCTAACCACCGGGTAGGGAAAAAAACCCACATTCGCCCGATCCTTATACTCTATCTGCTCAGCACTTTTCTGGCAGCGGTGATTGCTGTGGCAATGAGTCAGTTTTTCCCGCAAAAGTTAGTTCTGGCCAACATTACTGAAACCATCACGCCTCCCTCAGGGGTGCTGGCAGTATTGCATGGGGTATTAATGAATATGGTGGCGAATCCAGTGACTGCACTGGCAGACGCCAATTATATCGGTATCCTGGTATGGGCGGTAGGATTAGGTTTTGCTTTCAGACACAGCAGTGATTCAACACGCCGCTTTCTCAATGATGCCTCTGACGCGGTAACTTCACTGGTCCGTATTGTGATTCGTTTTGCACCGTTAGGGATTTTTGGTCTAGTCGGTTCCACGCTTGCCGCAAGTAGTTTTGCATCCCTGAACACTTATGCCAGTCTCCTGATACTACTTATCGGCTGTATGTTGCTGGTTGCCCTTGTTTTCAATCCGATACTGGTTTTCTGGAAAATTCGCCGTAATCCCTATCCTCTGGTATTTACCTGTTTACGGGAGAGCGGCATAACGGCATTTTTCACCCGCAGTTCCGCAGCCAATATCCCGGTAAATATGGCTCTGGCGAAAAAACTGGGGCTCGATGAAGATACTTATTCCGTCTCGATTCCCATCGGAGCCAACATCAGCATGGCAGGTGCTTCCATCACCATCACTCTACTGACGCTGGCCGCAGTGAATACTCTGGGTATACAAGTGGACATCGGCACAGCAGTGTTGCTGAGTCTGGTTGCCTCCCTGTGCGCGTGTGGGGCTTCTGGTGTTGCTGGTGGCTCTCTGCTGCTGATTCCGGTCGCGTGCAATATGTTCGGTATACCCAATGACATCGCAATGCAGGTTGTTGCGGTAGGTTTCATTATTGGTGTATTACAGGATTCCGCAGAGACTGCGTTAAATTCTTCTGCCGATATTTTATTTACTGCGGCGGTTTGTCAGGCCGGGCAACCGTCCCGTTCGGCATAA
- the yqjA gene encoding Inner membrane protein YqjA (ID:JIFNMEKO_02522;~source:Prodigal:2.6), translating into MDILKSLIHALWQQDYNTLADPTLVWALYLILFMILFLENGLLPAAFLPGDSLLILVGVLISKGTMSFPLTVFILTSAASLGCWVSYIQGRWLGNTTLVQKWLSHLPEHYHQRAHQLFYRHGLSALLVGRFIAFVRTLLPTIAGLSGLSNARFQFFNWMSGLLWVLILTVLGFALGRTPLFLKYEDQLMFLLMLLPLVLLVFGLAGSLYVLWRKKRSVDQQREQP; encoded by the coding sequence ATGGATATTTTAAAATCACTGATACATGCTCTCTGGCAGCAGGATTACAACACGCTTGCTGACCCGACACTGGTCTGGGCGCTTTATCTTATTCTTTTTATGATCCTTTTTTTAGAAAACGGTCTTCTTCCTGCGGCGTTTTTACCCGGTGACAGTCTGCTGATTTTAGTCGGCGTCCTGATATCAAAAGGTACAATGTCCTTTCCACTCACCGTGTTTATCCTGACCAGCGCTGCCAGTCTTGGCTGCTGGGTGAGTTATATTCAGGGACGATGGCTTGGCAATACTACGTTGGTACAAAAATGGCTGTCACACTTACCTGAACATTACCATCAGCGGGCCCATCAGCTCTTTTATCGTCATGGGCTTTCAGCTTTGCTGGTAGGACGTTTTATCGCCTTCGTTCGCACTCTTCTGCCTACCATTGCCGGGTTATCCGGTCTCAGTAATGCCCGCTTCCAGTTTTTTAACTGGATGAGCGGTTTGTTATGGGTATTAATCCTGACAGTGCTTGGTTTTGCCCTCGGCAGAACGCCGCTATTTTTAAAGTATGAAGATCAACTGATGTTTCTTCTGATGCTGCTTCCACTGGTACTATTAGTGTTCGGTCTGGCCGGTTCGCTGTATGTACTTTGGCGTAAAAAACGCAGTGTTGACCAGCAGCGTGAACAACCCTGA
- the mzrA gene encoding Modulator protein MzrA (ID:JIFNMEKO_02523;~source:Prodigal:2.6), translating to MPRMLALQRWWQHAIILVLVSVAVLYSLSPFCLKTESTLRILATQPSATPPDGFYVYQQLNEKGVALKSITPGDHSLLIKFDSEAEGEKAEKILHSMFPHEFTVSPLKVYKVFSVSMMSHSLFTLKKRANNE from the coding sequence ATGCCTCGCATGTTAGCTCTGCAACGCTGGTGGCAACACGCTATCATCTTGGTACTTGTCAGTGTTGCAGTGCTGTATTCTCTTTCTCCTTTTTGCCTGAAAACTGAAAGTACTCTGCGTATTCTTGCCACACAACCGAGCGCCACTCCGCCCGATGGATTTTACGTCTATCAGCAACTCAATGAAAAAGGCGTTGCCCTCAAAAGCATTACGCCTGGTGACCACTCACTGTTGATAAAGTTTGATTCCGAAGCTGAGGGTGAAAAAGCGGAGAAAATACTGCACTCAATGTTTCCTCATGAGTTCACTGTCTCACCACTAAAGGTTTATAAGGTGTTCTCTGTCAGCATGATGAGTCACTCACTTTTCACCCTTAAAAAACGTGCAAATAACGAATAA
- the yqjD_2 gene encoding putative protein YqjD (ID:JIFNMEKO_02524;~source:Prodigal:2.6), producing the protein MSQNPSSENLHKELKHLADTLEEVLNNAGDKSKAELDTLRAKAQATLKDTRQKLSESGERIAQTSREVAEQTNVYVRENPWTSVGIGAAVGAVLGILLARR; encoded by the coding sequence ATGTCGCAAAATCCATCCTCTGAAAACCTGCATAAAGAGTTAAAACATCTGGCAGATACACTGGAAGAAGTTTTGAACAATGCCGGTGATAAATCAAAAGCAGAACTCGACACGCTTCGGGCAAAAGCTCAGGCTACGCTCAAAGATACGCGGCAAAAGTTGAGCGAGTCAGGTGAGCGTATTGCGCAAACCTCACGTGAAGTTGCTGAGCAGACCAACGTCTATGTGCGTGAAAACCCGTGGACCAGCGTTGGCATTGGCGCTGCCGTTGGTGCTGTATTAGGTATTCTGTTGGCACGTCGTTAG
- the yqjE gene encoding Inner membrane protein YqjE (ID:JIFNMEKO_02525;~source:Prodigal:2.6), which produces MTDSSQHHGPGKGVIKAGQRILTTLVSIVETRLKLVVIELEEEKANLIQMLMMVGLTMLFTAFGLMSLLVLAIWAVPAEQRLLTVGIITALLFTLAIIFAVWTLKRSRRSTLLNATRRELDKDRQMLEKNE; this is translated from the coding sequence ATGACTGACTCTTCACAACATCATGGCCCCGGTAAAGGGGTCATTAAGGCCGGACAACGAATCCTGACTACGCTGGTAAGCATTGTCGAAACCCGGCTCAAACTGGTCGTCATTGAACTGGAAGAAGAGAAAGCCAATCTTATCCAAATGCTGATGATGGTCGGGCTTACCATGTTGTTCACAGCTTTTGGCCTGATGAGTCTGTTAGTGTTAGCCATCTGGGCCGTCCCGGCTGAACAACGTCTGTTAACTGTTGGCATCATTACAGCGCTATTGTTTACTCTGGCGATCATTTTTGCTGTCTGGACATTGAAACGCTCGCGACGCTCAACATTGTTGAATGCAACCCGCCGGGAACTCGATAAAGACCGTCAAATGCTGGAAAAAAATGAATGA
- a CDS encoding hypothetical protein (ID:JIFNMEKO_02526;~source:Prodigal:2.6): MNQQRKKQKSEILAAIAQQRQSLCDEKADFLNATAKIDAFCSKLSLFRPLVIGTSGFLALWTLRRPGRLAHLIKRGMSVWSGWRVLRNLMPR, from the coding sequence ATGAATCAGCAGAGAAAAAAGCAGAAATCAGAAATTCTTGCCGCCATTGCGCAACAGCGGCAGTCGTTATGTGATGAAAAAGCAGACTTCCTTAACGCAACAGCAAAAATTGACGCTTTCTGTTCAAAGCTTTCACTGTTTCGCCCGCTGGTGATAGGTACCTCGGGCTTCCTTGCTCTCTGGACCCTCCGGCGCCCAGGCCGTCTGGCACACTTGATTAAACGCGGCATGAGTGTCTGGAGCGGCTGGCGGGTTTTGCGCAATTTGATGCCGCGCTGA
- the yqjF gene encoding Inner membrane protein YqjF (ID:JIFNMEKO_02527;~source:Prodigal:2.6), with translation MKKFESVGLLIARLLMPILFIVAGWGKINGYAATQQYMEHMGVPGALLPLTILLEFGGGLAILFGFLTRFTAITTAIFTVITALIFHTDFSVSSNEISFMKNLTIAGGYLLLFISGPGAYSIDRLLNKKW, from the coding sequence ATGAAAAAATTTGAATCTGTTGGTCTACTGATAGCACGTCTGCTAATGCCGATACTGTTTATTGTTGCAGGATGGGGCAAAATTAATGGTTATGCTGCTACTCAACAGTACATGGAACATATGGGAGTTCCTGGTGCACTACTACCTTTGACTATCCTGCTTGAGTTCGGGGGTGGACTTGCCATACTTTTTGGCTTCTTAACCCGCTTTACTGCTATCACCACGGCTATTTTTACCGTGATCACCGCACTGATCTTTCATACTGATTTCTCGGTATCATCCAATGAAATTAGCTTTATGAAAAACCTGACCATTGCAGGGGGATATCTTTTACTGTTTATCAGTGGCCCCGGAGCATACAGCATCGACCGCCTGCTGAATAAAAAGTGGTAA
- the yhaJ gene encoding HTH-type transcriptional regulator YhaJ (ID:JIFNMEKO_02528;~source:Prodigal:2.6) — MAKDRALTLEALRVMDAIERRGSFAAAAEALGKVPSALSYTVQKLEEDLDVVLFDRSGHRTKFTNVGRLLLDRGRILLDAAEKLTSDAEALASGWETQITIVCEALIPSSSLFPLVDKLAEKADTQIALVTELLAGAWERLEQGRADIVIAPDLHFRPSAEVNSSLLYRLISVLVAVPQHPIHRELQPLADATRVKYRGIAMADTARERPVLTVQLLDKQPRLTVSSMEEKHQALLAGLGVAWMPYPLVEKEITEGRLKLVTTETTHEVDIIMAWRRDSMGEAKSWCLREIPKLLARQQRSIKRSE, encoded by the coding sequence ATGGCAAAAGATCGGGCATTGACCCTGGAGGCATTGCGGGTAATGGATGCTATTGAGCGCCGTGGCAGTTTTGCTGCTGCGGCCGAAGCCTTAGGAAAAGTGCCTTCCGCGCTCAGCTATACCGTACAAAAGCTGGAAGAAGATTTGGACGTGGTACTCTTTGATCGCTCAGGACATCGGACGAAATTTACTAATGTAGGCCGTTTGCTGCTGGATAGAGGCCGAATTTTACTTGATGCAGCAGAAAAATTGACGTCAGATGCGGAAGCGCTTGCCAGTGGTTGGGAAACACAAATCACTATCGTGTGTGAAGCATTAATACCTTCATCGTCTCTGTTTCCTCTGGTGGATAAACTGGCAGAGAAAGCGGATACGCAGATTGCACTGGTGACTGAATTGCTGGCAGGTGCCTGGGAACGGCTGGAACAGGGACGTGCTGATATCGTCATCGCGCCGGATTTGCATTTTCGCCCTTCTGCTGAAGTGAACTCCAGCCTGCTGTACCGTTTAATTAGCGTGCTGGTGGCGGTACCTCAACATCCTATTCATCGTGAGCTCCAGCCACTTGCTGATGCCACAAGGGTTAAATATCGTGGGATTGCCATGGCTGATACCGCGCGAGAGCGTCCGGTATTGACAGTGCAATTGCTGGATAAACAACCGAGACTGACAGTGAGTAGTATGGAAGAAAAACATCAGGCGCTACTTGCCGGACTTGGCGTTGCCTGGATGCCATATCCCTTAGTTGAAAAAGAGATAACTGAAGGGCGTTTAAAATTGGTGACGACTGAGACAACTCATGAAGTTGATATTATTATGGCGTGGCGCAGGGATAGTATGGGTGAAGCCAAATCCTGGTGTTTACGTGAAATTCCTAAATTACTTGCCAGGCAGCAACGAAGTATAAAACGAAGTGAGTAG